In Candidatus Thermoplasmatota archaeon, one DNA window encodes the following:
- a CDS encoding DUF998 domain-containing protein has protein sequence MVNLRSPGFWLLIGGLEMLFMVHLAEFLYPGYSTSQNYISDLGVGPTSSRLIFTGAIIIFGLMALVTAALLRLRPRKSLIWLFLALSGIGAIGVGVFNEDYIPEVHALFAFLAFLFGNLAVIYSSKMVRPPMSYLFILLGLIGLSALALFAGNTYAGLGAGGMERMIFYPAMFWAIGFGAYLLAEENRVSRVHA, from the coding sequence GGTCAATCTGCGGTCCCCTGGTTTCTGGCTTCTCATCGGAGGCCTGGAGATGTTATTCATGGTGCATCTGGCCGAGTTTCTGTACCCCGGATACAGTACATCTCAGAACTACATCAGCGATTTGGGGGTTGGCCCGACTTCTTCGCGTTTGATCTTCACGGGTGCCATTATCATTTTTGGGTTGATGGCTCTGGTGACCGCGGCCCTGTTGCGGCTCAGGCCCAGGAAATCACTTATCTGGTTGTTCCTCGCGCTGTCCGGAATAGGGGCCATTGGTGTCGGAGTCTTCAATGAGGACTACATTCCCGAGGTGCATGCCCTGTTCGCTTTTTTGGCATTCCTCTTCGGGAACTTGGCAGTAATCTACTCCAGCAAGATGGTTCGGCCTCCTATGTCGTATCTGTTCATTCTTCTCGGCCTGATCGGCCTTTCGGCATTGGCCCTCTTCGCTGGTAACACATACGCTGGTCTGGGCGCAGGCGGTATGGAGCGGATGATCTTCTATCCTGCAATGTTCTGGGCCATAGGATTTGGAGCGTACTTGTTGGCTGAGGAGAACAGAGTGAGCCGTGTGCATGCTTGA